AATCAAGGAACAAAGAGTTTGGGAAACGTGGGCTTTGCTAAAAAACTGGAAGAGAGAGCTATCCATTTTGGAGTAAATACGGGTATAGAGACTCTTGTTTTGGAACTTAGCGCACTAAAAGAGGAGTATAAAAAAGGGATAGAGCTTGTTTCAAAACTTTTAAAAGAGCCTAACCTTACTCAAGAAGTCTTTGAAAAGGTAAAAATCAATACTTTGGGGATGTTATCTCGAAAAGAGGATGATTTTGATTATATTGCCGGTATAAATCTAAAAAAGATACTTTTTAAAGATACTCCACTAGAACATACTAGTAATGGTACTTTTGAAAGTATCAACAATATAACTTTAAAAGATGTAAAAGAGTTTTTGAAAAAACATCTTGTTTTAAAAAGAGCTATAGTGGTAGTAGGTGGGAAACTTGAACTAAGTGAAGCAAAAGAGAGCGCAAGAGAGCTTTTGGGGCAGCTTTTACCAGGGGAACTGGAACCTTTGACATTTTACAACGCTAGCGATAAAGAGGAAAAGCAAGAGGTAAAAAAAGATACAAAACAGGCTTATATCTATTTTGGTTCGCCATACTTTATGAAAGTGGATGACGAGGATAACTATAAAGCAAGAGTGGCCTCATTCATTTTAGGTGCCGGTGGATTTGGAAGTAGAATGATGGAAGAGATAAGAGTCAAAAGAGGACTTGCTTACTCAGCCTACTCAAGGGTGCATATAAATAGGTCTCACAGCTATTTTAGCGGATATCTGCAAACTAAATTAGAATCAAAAAAAGAAGCTGTAGAGATTGTAAAAGAGGTGATAAGAGATTTTGTTCAAAACGGGGTTACGCAAAAGGAGCTTGA
This Nitrosophilus labii DNA region includes the following protein-coding sequences:
- a CDS encoding M16 family metallopeptidase produces the protein MKKLITILFFIQGVIMGAVLDSVEVKGVKIPVIFEKSDALPIVSMQLVFQKSGSIEDGRLPGLAKFSARMLNQGTKSLGNVGFAKKLEERAIHFGVNTGIETLVLELSALKEEYKKGIELVSKLLKEPNLTQEVFEKVKINTLGMLSRKEDDFDYIAGINLKKILFKDTPLEHTSNGTFESINNITLKDVKEFLKKHLVLKRAIVVVGGKLELSEAKESARELLGQLLPGELEPLTFYNASDKEEKQEVKKDTKQAYIYFGSPYFMKVDDEDNYKARVASFILGAGGFGSRMMEEIRVKRGLAYSAYSRVHINRSHSYFSGYLQTKLESKKEAVEIVKEVIRDFVQNGVTQKELDAAKKFLLGSEPLRNETLSQRLSRAFNEFYRGKSLGFYKKELEKIEKLSLEELNRFIKSHPEINKLSFSIVTK